The Silene latifolia isolate original U9 population chromosome X, ASM4854445v1, whole genome shotgun sequence genome contains the following window.
GACCGATCTCAAAGGGTCCTTCGCCCTAGGCATGAGTTTGTTTTTCCTCTTGGCTGGAAATCGTTCCTTCCTCAGATGGAGCCACACCAGGTCACCAACCTGAAATGGTTTTCTTGGTCTGGCTTGCAGTGCTCTCTTCTGATACCTTTCATTTATTTTTTTGAATCTGTTGCTGTACTAGTTTGTGGAGCTTGGTGATGGATTTTACCCTAGCTTGGGCATCAAAATTATAGTCTTCAGTGGGTATCTTGGCCAGATCAAGGGGCATGTGTGGGTTCATACCATAGACTACCTCAAATGGGGACAGATCCGATTCTTTGCAGCAGAGCcctgttgtaagaaaactcggcTGAGCCGCCTTGAGGTCCCGTCTTTCAGATATTTGCTCACAATGCTCCCGAGGATCCGAGTTAAGGTTTTGTTGGTGACTTGATCGCCCATCCTGTCTGGGGGTGGTATCTTCAGATCTTGAAAAGTAGCTTGGTTTTGAGCATCTTCCAGAGTGCTTTCCAAAAGTAGCTTAGGAATTTCACATCCCTGTCAGAGACCATAGACCTAGGAACACCATGTAGCCTTACAATATCTCTGAAGTATAAGTCAGCTACACTCATGGCATTCTCTGTGTTTTTGCAAGGTACAAAGTGTGCCATCTTGCTAAACCTGTCTACCACCACCATGATGGAATTCTTACTTCTTTGTGTCCTAGGCAAGGCCACAATGAAGTCAAGGCTCACATCATCCCACGGTTTACTAGGAATAGGTAGGGGCATGTATGAACCAGGCCTGAATTGACTCTTGGACCTCTGGCAATGGCCACATCTCTGAATAATGGCTTGTACATCAGTTAGTATCTTTGGCCAGTAGAACTGATCTTGCAGGATTTCAAGAGTTTTATTAATTCCAAAGTGTCCAGCTAATCTATTAGAGTGGACCTCCCTGATGAGGAGATCCCTTGTTGAGCTCCGTGGAATGCACAGTCTGTTTCCTTTGAACAAGAAGCCCTGTTGCAATATTAGTTTACTGGAGAAATTTGAGGAGCATTCAACTAATTTGGCTACggtgttgtcacgggttggactATCTCGGGCTTGGATACTACTCAGGTGTACtcttggatggaggaagtggac
Protein-coding sequences here:
- the LOC141618234 gene encoding uncharacterized protein LOC141618234, with product MPLPIPSKPWDDVSLDFIVALPRTQRSKNSIMVVVDRFSKMAHFVPCKNTENAMSVADLYFRDIGCEIPKLLLESTLEDAQNQATFQDLKIPPPDRMGDQVTNKTLTRILGSIVSKYLKDGTSRRLSRVFLQQGSAAKNRICPHLRYQKRALQARPRKPFQVGDLVWLHLRKERFPAKRKNKLMPRAKDPLRSVETGDNAYKLLLPGSDVVEGTFNIGDLSPYYGDEVHGEGPTDEAHFQGEGIGAGALGSNPTTDTILNNQADTPAQREWVQFIGQGLTPWGLTMVHLA